Within Montipora foliosa isolate CH-2021 chromosome 3, ASM3666993v2, whole genome shotgun sequence, the genomic segment AAATCTATGAACTCTTCTCGTATATCCATATTACTATCGACAAAACGTATGACGATGGTGAGTTTTTCTTCATTATGAGATGTAGACTCGTCGGCTAAGATGGAGAAAAAACGAGCATCTAAGATATCTTGTGTGATTCTTGGGAAATGTATGTTACCCTGTTGGCGTTGCGCAAATGCTGTGCAAGCATATCGTTGTCTTCTGACATCAGCTTCAGCAACGCGCGGATTTCCAGGCTGGTCAAGCCTTTCCTTGTCACCTCGAAGAGCAATGCACTGGCGCCCACAATATAGCACCGCCTTAGCTATGAGTTGCAGTAGTTTTCGATTTTCTTTGATTCGTTTCTCCCTCTCTGTACTAATATGAAACTGGATGGTTGCCGTTGGATTTTCCATTGTTTCGCAAAAGGCCTTAGCAGCTACCTGCAAAGCTAGcagtaaagtctgctacgagcctagtggcccatcgggccggcgcttatctccggttactgtggCATGAAACAaccaggagtatttctactcccccctcgggatgggatgctagttcatcgcagggttacctgccagcattaaatttgccggtacccatttaaaCTCCTGGGTGAAGAGAGTAAAGACCCGGCCAGGGCTCGAACCCGGACCGCTCGATCCGGAGTCCACCGCGCAAACCGTTAGGCCACAGCGCCTTTCAGCAAGTGAACACTATTTTAAATAAAAGATACGATTGTAATCGAAAAAGAGACCCAGATGTCATAATGTCGCTTTTTACTTTGGCAGTTGTCGGTCTGGCAATTCCTGCGCAAAATTTCATGGAGGATATTTCTAGGGAGAGACTAGTGCTTCACAAACCAAGCCTCCATCGTTTAGCCTTTCCTTTAACTACAGCTGCCCGTTTCCAATAAGACTGACCTTTAAACACCCATTCGAGACAAAAGGATAAAAGTTAATGCAAGCTTTTGTGATTAAAAACATCGTTATCTTATTCAGAGTAAATcattcccggggggggggggcactcccatatggaacagacggggatgctcgtcggatttttttaatttaacccctaaaggagaccaatctgggcgtggcttaagccaattttgacccctaaaagagaccgcttACAAAACACACAAATACGAcatgcaatgagttttaatgatatagAGACATAATCAtggaatgcttttatctaaaagtagtttttaaaagcaaaatttgacttctgtttctattcgcgtaattctgtgtttcttcgcggaaccctaaacgagaccttgcggcccaaaatattggcgctttgcccgtaACACCCtgagcgagaccaaaatccaaaattaacacccctaagcgagacgacgagcatccccgtctgtttgaTATGGGAGATATGGGAGCCAAAATTAACAAAtgtgctctttttttttcagcgcaTAAATGGCTTTCTTCAATGACCACTTAGTAattaaagtgtatatgacagaaattttttttttacgtttgcaAATTTGCTGACTGGCTCACCAAAATCAAAACGATGTCGACGAACGAATTTAACCCATTGAGCCCTAACACTAGGCTCTGAAGGGAACAAATGCGTGGAGATTCCCGGCGTATATTGTGTGTTCGTACAGCTTTCACCGTTGGACGTTCCGGCCACACAGTATCGTCCTCCTTTCTTCACAGGTTTTCTCTTGCTTTCCGCCATGTTTTGCTGCGAGTCAAGTAGACTGACGTCACACAAGCAAGTCACATGACCTTTTGGCCGCGCGCTTCAGGCGACACTTTTGAAGCGAAAATATCGCTTTTTTCAGCTCGAAAAAACGAACTTTCTAACATTTTAGAGGCCTTTTAAGCTCAGAATCGTTTCTTTTACTTATCAAAGGACcagaaaccgaaaaaaaaaaatttgtgtcATATACACTTTAACAATACCCAACATAATAGAAGCACGAGGTATGCCAGCTATAATTCTATCTGCCCTTATTATACGCGTGAGACTGAAGGAGGCTGTTCTTTTGCTGTATCAGCAGCAAGACTTTGGAATAATGTGCCTCTAAATACCAGAAAATTAGACTCCATTAAGTCCttaaaaactaatttatttaaaacagtcttcgCAGCGCACCAACATTTGGAACATTTTAGGATTTACATTTTTATATTTAAGCTTTTAACTTAGTTGTAATATTGATGATATACTCGCCTTTCTTATAATTTtagctttttaacttttatatttgtattcatagttttattttttgagggccacaagtttattagccttTGGCTATTAAGTGTTcaaccctcgttaaataaagtcttcatTCAttcaccctgccagcagagcctccttttgtctttttctttactgaggagaagaaaaggaggctctgcccgaatcgcgtcaactctttgaagccgccgcagcccgagcttctggactagtcaatcttgttttctctcgtcaaaccggttttttcagtgcgagcgtccgtttagtgacaaaaccgatggttataattgagcacgctgtaccatgaaaaccAAGAtagcggcgagatctggcatattaggcttgggttcgagactgtatcctggcaacatgcagcgcatattcaataaagatcttattcgattcatgcagagcctttctcgagaacgccaaaatcgagcaagtaaaagaaaggctctgctagcagggtgtcaTTCATTGTGACATGGACCCATTTAAACGAGGACAACCCTTCCTCTCTCTGAAATAGCAAATCAAGTCATATGGAACAATCGGTTTATTTGTATCGAATCTAAGTCAACTTATAACAATAGGCTGGTTGATCTTGGAATTGGCAAAATTGGAGATCTCTGCGACACAAGGGGAGAGTTGAGCACTTCCTACTTTTCAGTCTCTTTGCTGCTTTTCCGCAAGAATGGTGCAAAGTATTAAAACCAGATAAAATCTGaatctcctcaaaaacaaatgaACTAATCtcaaatgatttttatttacGTATTGAAGGGGAAAAAGTTGATTTCTGAAGTCTACAATCGAAGTTATTATATGAAAGTTTTGTTTCTAAGATATCTACtacaccatagttaatagaggggaatcgTAATGAAAcacgacaaatttctttgttgtcggtttttgttctcttttttagccttgaccatgcacaaaacacaatagttttttactccgtactgaggaactaaccaatagaaatgtgttggttacgtaattcatgcatcgtgtatgagcgcaaaacaaaagattgtgcacggtagtggactttccaacctaaagcTTGGCAAAAGATCTTTGGCAACAAATCCCATTTCACTTTAATTAAAGATCTCAACCCATTTGCTTTCCTCAAAACTATGAAAAACGATCTCTTGTCTCAGGAGCATTAAATTATGTCAAACATTTTCCCCGGCTGACCTTTTTCTTGTACGTTTTGTCTCTCTTCTCTTGCAAAGACCGATTCGACGTCAGTGAGATGAAGGCTGACTAGATTACCTCGCGGTTTTTTTAGCATTC encodes:
- the LOC137995455 gene encoding zinc finger MYM-type protein 1-like is translated as MENPTATIQFHISTEREKRIKENRKLLQLIAKAVLYCGRQCIALRGDKERLDQPGNPRVAEADVRRQRYACTAFAQRQQGNIHFPRITQDILDARFFSILADESTSHNEEKLTIVIRFVDSNMDIREEFIDFKSLERTTGAAISNSILECLRDLNIPITDCRGQGYDGAAAMSSERVGVQAEIRRRAPKAVYIHCAGHSLNLVISSCCGLPEIQNMISKVKEVCIFSITALSEMVSYQQ